ATAGTAAGTCATTTCTACATCGAGATATCAAGCCAGACAATTTTCTTATGGGCTTGGGAAGGCGTGCAAATCAGGTTTTCTATCTTAATTTGGTGTACATGGTTTTGTAGGTCTGTATATGCTTGTGTTTCAATGCACATATTTCATATGCCAATGAATCTATATTAATACGGTAATTGATTTTTCGTTATACGTAGGTGTACATGATAGACTTTGGTCTGGCTAAGAAATACAGAGATAGTTCAACCCGTCAGCATATTCCTTATAGGTGAGATGATGCTTGTTTTTCTGTGTTCTCTAATATGTTCTCCGAATATGATTCTAGAGAAATATAGCAGTATACTAGAAATGGACTTGCACTACAAGATTTGTAGTTGATGTTATAACTTGACCTGTCATATTATCATTGTACATCGGCATGAATGGTGCAGGGAAAACAAGAATCTGACTGGAACTGCAAGATATGCAAGCATGAATACTCACCTTGGAATTGGTATGTCTTAAGACTTTAGTCTTTGTTTTTGCCATTTGTATCCCTTTTAATGTACTTTTGTTCCAGTTAAATCCACCATCTGGTTTATTGACATTGATTTAGAAATTCTTTTATGACATTCTGCGCTTTATAGAGCAAAGCCGGAgggatgatttagaatctcttgGTTATGTCCTTATGTATTTCCTTAGAGGAAGGTGATTATTTCTGaagtcccttttttttttcttttttttttcttttgttgttgtaGTGCTATCTGTTGATGTTTTGTTTAATAATTCTTTTTGCCTTTAGTCTTCCTTGGCAGGGACTAAAAGCGGGAACTAAGAAACAGAAGTATGAAAAAATTAGTGAAAAAAAGGTTTCTACTTCAATTGAGGTATGATGCTTGTGAATGTTAATGTGGTTGTATACAATTCAGGCCTCATGTGTCGCATATTTTGACTAAAGAATTTAATGATTTTGCAGGCGTTATGTCGGGGTTATCCGACAGAGTTTGCTTCGTACTTCCATTACTGTCGCTCACTACGGTTTGATGATAAACCAGACTAtgtttatttgaaaaaaatattcCGGGATGTCTTCATTCGTGAAGGTTTGAATTCTATTGTCATTACAATGAGCATTGTAAGCGGATTTCCACATTACAGTGAGCATTCTATTTACACTGATTGTATCCATTGGATTTTGCTTCAGGCTTCCAGTTTGATTATGTGTTTGACTGGACAATTTTGAAGTATCAGCAGTCACAGCTGGCTGTTCCTCCAACCCGTGCCCTTCCCGGTGCTGGAACAAGTTCTGGGATGCCCCATGTCGCTGTTAATGCGGACAGACTGGCAGGTATGTTGTTTAGCATTGCTCTAGATGAATTTAAACAGCATTCTTATAGGTAAGTTTATTCGTCACAGCTAGAGGATGGTGCTGTTGGAGATTACCACATGTTTTTCTCtcctatttgtttattttaaaatttgactTGTCTGTAtgttaatatataaatttaaggaATTCTCTGTTCACTTTCGGGTTCGACAACTTATTACTAAAGGTTTTCTGATATCTGGGTGTCATTTCTCCTATATTAGCGTTGCATTTTCTAACATTTTGCTTCACGGCTTCGATATAGGTGAGGAAGATGGGCGGCTAACTGGTTTAAGATCGTTGGATGCCTCTCAGCGGAGAATACCTGGACCGGCGCTTAATTCCTTGAGCCTTTCGAGGCAGAAGAATCCAATTGCtaatgatgcttcattaactagAGAGGTGAGATGTTTGGAATGCATTATTTATGGAATTGCAATCGTTTTTGCGGGGTTATATGAAACAGGAATAGTTGAGTGTTTATTCGTATGTCTCGAGTCTTGAGCCTCTTAAGGACGTCCCTGCGCGCCTTTTATGCCTTGTGACAAAAATCTCGTCCATGCTTGGGCCTTGCAGACGTCAAATAGCAATATGTATGGCCTGTCAGCCGGATCATCAAGGAGAGTCGCTGTTTCTGGCAGCCGTGATGCATTTGGCGGAAGTGAGTCTGACATTCGCCCTCGAACAACCGATGCTAGCCCTGGAGGACACAGAATTTCAAGTGGTCGAAGAAGTTCACCAGTCGAGTCATCGGACCCCACCCGTAGACATACATCGCAAACGGGGAACTACGAGACTACCGTTAAAGGCATCGAAGGTCTGCATTTAGAATAGGGGTGGTTTTGGTTTGGTAACTGATCCGAAATGGCCTTActggaaaccgaaccgaacagtTAGGGAAGGgtaaaaaaaaccgaaaccgcacCGATTATTTTAGTTTAGTTTACCGAAATTTGGGTCAGTTTCGGTAAAGGCCCATTTTTTCAGCCCATATTTGTTGGGCTTCTAAATTTATGTTGCTTCTCAGCCCAATTTTGTTGGGCTTTtgaatattttcaaattttttgccAATTCACGTACAAAATTCTACCACCTAAGCTTTGTTGGTAATTTTCATGGACTTTTCCACTTTGCTTCAAAACAATGGCACAATTTTGAGTTTCCCTGCCCTTTTCCATTTCCCCCAAAGCACACTCAATGCATCGGCACACAGACGAGAGACGACAAGCTAGCTAGCTAAGGATGCAGAATAGCGGAACGGTCATCGCTAAATTGTACAATCGTCGATATTCTCCTTTGCCCGGCTGCTCTGTCACGCTCGAACATAACTACGATAAACATGAAATTGAATTACTAAATTGAGGGACGCTCTGAGATATCTCAACGATGACCTAATTGGGGAAACAAGGATGTCACAGGGAGGCAGCCAACTGAGCCCAGTTGGTACGAGAAAATGTATCCGGAAAGCTAAAAGCTTACTCACTGCCACCGAACAGGATCAATGACAAACCAATTTGCACTGCTATACGCCATTTCTTTGTTATTTTCCCGGAAATCTTTATTCAGACAATGCCTTCAGCAAGGGTTTGCATACATGTCGGAAATCGAAAATAGTTCCGAAATGCATGACAAAGAAAGCGGTAATGAGGATCATACAAGTTACCAACAAATAATAATAGGCTATTTAGTCAACATGGTCACTTAAATTGGCATAACTGCTCACTTTGATATCTGATATTTAAAATCGATTGaagtggtccctgaaattgtcTAACGTCAATTATTTTtgtcattccgtgaaaaatttctgttaaattgaaggtatttttgtcaaatcaacatCTCTACTTAAACTTgtggtttcttcaatttaacggagatttttctgagaatgaccaaaatcatcGATAGTGAACAATCTCACAGaccatttatattttttttaattttttttaacaaacgatgtcATCCACAATAAGAGAGTTGGGGGAGTAGGCTGCCTCACAATGggatgtggtttaaattcgcatttgacgagaatcgaatctaagacctctcacttaccaaTTAAAAAggataccactagaccgtagtattaagtgactctattgattttaaatctcatggACAAAAAATGAGGACTTTATGCCTATCTCAGAgactattttgactaaaaacCTATCATAATATTACCGGAAATCGAATACGGAATTCATATTTTAGAACCTCATTCACACCTCCTCCTTGAGGTACATGGGAGATTAGCAACACTAATTTAGCTATATGATGCCTAGAAACTAATTTCCTACAAAAATATTATGAACCACCAAAAAAGGCTTACgtttcatttatttatataattttcAGATTACCAAAAATACACAATATACAAATATTCATCAACAAATCACATTACAACTTCATAATTTCCAACACAAACACTCCAATTTTACAAA
Above is a window of Malus sylvestris chromosome 15, drMalSylv7.2, whole genome shotgun sequence DNA encoding:
- the LOC126604979 gene encoding casein kinase 1-like protein 1: MEPRVGNKFRLGRKIGSGSFGEIYLGTNIQTNEEVAIKLENVKTKHPQLLYESKLYRILSGGTGIPNVRWFGVEGDYNVLVMDLLGPSLEDLFNFCSRKLSLKTVLMLADQMISRVEFVHSKSFLHRDIKPDNFLMGLGRRANQVYMIDFGLAKKYRDSSTRQHIPYRENKNLTGTARYASMNTHLGIEQSRRDDLESLGYVLMYFLRGSLPWQGLKAGTKKQKYEKISEKKVSTSIEALCRGYPTEFASYFHYCRSLRFDDKPDYVYLKKIFRDVFIREGFQFDYVFDWTILKYQQSQLAVPPTRALPGAGTSSGMPHVAVNADRLAGEEDGRLTGLRSLDASQRRIPGPALNSLSLSRQKNPIANDASLTRETSNSNMYGLSAGSSRRVAVSGSRDAFGGSESDIRPRTTDASPGGHRISSGRRSSPVESSDPTRRHTSQTGNYETTVKGIEGLHLE